Within Micromonospora parathelypteridis, the genomic segment GCTCAGCGCGCCCCGGGTCCGGTTGCGCAGCTTCGCCACGTGCGAGGCGATCTGCTCGAACGCCGGGTACGCGAACGCGTCGAACTGCATCTCGACCACCGGTCGCAGGCCGGACATGGCCAGGCCGACGGCGAAGCCGACGATGCCGGCCTCGGCGAGGGGGGTGTCGAAGCAACGGTTCTCACCGAACCGGGCCTGCAGACCGTCGGTGATCCGGAAGACGCCGCCGAGTTGGCCGACGTCCTCTCCGAAGACGACGACGCGATCGTCGGCGGCGAGGGCGTCGGCCAGCGCGGCGTTGAGCGCCTTGGCCATGGTGGTGGCCATCAGGCGTCACCCTCCTCGTCGCGAGCGGCGGCCAGCTCGGCGCGGACCTGCTCGCGCTGTTCGATCAGCTGCGGGGTGGGCTGGGCGTAGACGTGGTCGAAGAGGCTCAGCGGGTCGACGGTGGGCTGGTCGTTCATCCGGGTCCGCAGGTCCGCCGCGTACGCCTCGGCCTGCTCGGCGACCTCGGCGACCGCCGCGTCGTCGAGCACCCCGCGGGCCCGCAGGTAGGTCTCCAACCGGGCGATCGGGTCCCGGTCACGCCAGGCGTCGACCTCGGCGCCGTCGCGGTAGCGAGTGGCGTCGTCGGCGTTGGTGTGCGGCTCCATCCGGTAGGTGTGTGCCTCGACCAGGAACGGCCCGTTGCCGGCCCGGGCGTGGGCGACCGCGCGGGTGAGCACGGCGAGCACCGCCACCGGGTCGTTGCCGTCGACCTGCTCGCTGGGCACGCCGTAGCCGACGCCCTTGTAGGCCAGCGACGGCGCGGCGGTCTGCCGCGACAGCGGGACGCTGATGGCGTAGCGGTTGTTCTGCACGAAGTAGACCACCGGCGCCTTGAACACGGCGGCGAAGTTGATCCCCTCGTGGAAGTCGCCCTCGCTGGTCGCGCCGTCACCGATGAAGGCCAGGGCCACGGTGTCGCGACCCTGGTACGCCTCGCCGTGCGCCAGTCCCGCGGCGTGCACGCACTGGGTGGCGAGCGGGGTGCACTGCGGTGCCGTCCGCACCTCGGTCGGGTCGTAGCCGCAGTGCCAGTCGCCGCGCAGCAGGGTGAGCACCTCGACGGGATCGATGCCCCGGGCAACCAGCGCCATCGATTCACGGTAGGTGGGGAAGACCCAGTCGGTGTCACGGACCGCGAGGACCGCGCCGACCTGGCACGCCTCCTGGCCCCGCGAGGACGGGTAGACGGCCAGACGGCCCTGCTTGGTCAGGGCGGTCGCCTGGATGTCGAATCGGCGGCCGAGCACCATCCGGCGGTACAGCTCGCGCAGCACCTCGACGGGTGGTTCCGGGTAGTCGGTGCGGGCGGGCAGCGGGGTGCCGCTCTTGTCGAGCAGGCGGACCGGCTCGGCGTCCGGCAGCAGCGGGCGCGCCGGGTCGGGCGGGGTGGCCGCCCGACGGGTGCGCGGGGATGCCCTGCGGACCGCCTGGGGAGTGGTCGTCACGGCGGAACCTCCTGGGACGTGTGGTGAGCCTATGCTTCCGCTTGTCGGATGATTGACTCAAGATCCACGCGGAAGGCGGGACGATTGGTATGCGGAGGATTCACCTGTGAGCCAGGAGACCGCCGACGAAGCAGCCCGGGCAGCGGGATCGGGACGATCGGTCCGAGCTCTCGACGAGGTGGACCGGCGGATCCTCGACGAGCTGGTCCGGGACGGTCGGACGTCGGTACGGACCCTCGCCGAGCGGATCCACATTTCCCGCACGAACGCGTACGCGCGGGTGGAGCGGTTGGTGCGCGACGGGGTGATCACCGGCTTCCGGGCCCAGGTGGCGCCCGAGGCGGCCGGGCTGGGCACCTCGGCGTACATGGCGTTGACGATCGAGCAGAACACCTGGCGGGAGGTGTCGGCCGAGCTGGCCCGGGTCCGCTACGTCGAGCACGTCGCGTTGCTCAGCGGCGAGCACGACGTGTTGGCGCTGGTCCGGGCCCCGGACAACGCCGCGCTGCGGGACGTGGTGCTGGACCGGGTGCAGCGCATCGCGGGGGTGCTGTCGACGCGGTCATGGCTCGTCTTCGAGGAGTTCGGCGGGACGCAGAGCCCCTGGCAGTAGGCCAGACCGGTCACCGCTCGGGCGGGGCTTCCAGCCCTTCCCGGTCGGCCAGCTCCAACAGCGGCTCCAGCGAGTGCCGGTCACCGTCCAGGCCGGCGTGCGGGTCGCCGCGCTCGGCGAAGCGGGCCGGCACGGACAGCACGTCGAAGTCCTCCGGTCGGGCGTCGTCCAGCTCCGCCCACTCCAGCGGCGCCGACACCAGGGCTCTGGGCGTGGGCCGGATCGAGTACGCCGAGGCCATCGTGTGGTCCCGGGACATCTGGTTGTAGTCGACGAAGACCGGCCGGTCCCGCTGGTCGCGCCACCAGGTGGTGGTGACCAGCTCCGGCAGCCGGCGCTGCATCTCGCGGCCCAGGGCGAGCACCGCCCGACGGCAGTCGCCGAAGCTCCACCGCGGCTCGATCGACAGGTAGACGTGCAGGCCCCGCCCGCCGGTGGTCTTCGGGTAGCCGGTCAGGCCCAGCTCGGCGAGGAACGCCCGCACCTCCCGGGCGACCGGCACCACCTGCTCGAACCCGACGCCGGGCATCGGGTCGAGGTCGATGCGCAGCTGGTCGGGTCGTTCCACGTCGGCGGCCGTGACCGGCCACGGGTGGAAACGAAGGGTGCCCAGGTTCGCCGCCCAGATCACCACGGCCAACTCGCTCGGTGCGACCTCGTCGGCGGTACGACCGCTGGGGAAGGTGATGTGCGCGGTGCGCACCCACTCGGGCGCGCCCGCCGGCAGTCTCTTTTGATAGAACGCGTCGCCCCGGTTGGTCTGCCGGGTGGCGATCGTCGCGCCCTCGAAGACACCACGCGGCCAGCGTTCCAGCATCGTCGGCCGGTCCCGCAACGCGCGCAGGATGCCGTCACCCACCGCCAGGAAGTAGTTGACCACGTCCAGCTTGGTCAGCCCACGCTCCGGGAAGTACGGCTTGTCGGGGCTGGAGACGCGGACCAGCCGCTCCCCCACCTGGATCTCCTCCGCCGCCGTCGCCACGCCCCCGAGGGTACGACGCCGGAGCGGTCCGGAGGCTACCGGCCGGAAACCAGCGTGGCGGGCTGCTGCGGCAACTCCTGCGTCGGACCACCGACCTGCGCCGGCGGTGTCCCGGGTGGTTCCTCGGCCACCGCGGTCTGCTGCTCGACCGGCACCCGCTGCGACGACCGGCGGGCCACGAAGCCCGGCGTCCAGTCCTTCAACCGCAGCGCCGGCCGCTCGACCAGCTTCCAGGAGAGGAAGGCGGCGGCGAAGGCGACCGCGACCGACATCGCCGCGAACGGCACGTACCCCCAGCGGCTCCAGCCCAGGCTCGTCATCACCTGTTGGAAGACGAAGCCGTAGATGTAGATGCCGTACGAGTAGTCGTTCTTGCGACCCACGAAGTGCAGCTGACGCGGCATCCGCACCGACAGCCAGACCAGCAGGTACGCGAACGCGGGCAGCCCGATGGCGAAGAAGCCACCGAAGAGCAGCGACAACCCGAGCGCCACCGCCGAGCCGATGCCCAGCGCGTCGTTGATCGGCACCCGCTCCCGGTAGAGGTCCATGGTCGCGCCGGCGGCGAAGAGGAAGCCCAGGTAGACGATGTAGTAGAAGGACATCCCGCCGACCAGGGGCGAGTTGAAGCTCCAGCTCGCCGTCGACGCCGGGCCGCTGAAGTGCCCGGAGGTCACCCAGTCGTGCAGGATGCTCAGGTAGAGCGCGGCGGTCAGGAACAGCACGAACCGGCGGGCGTTGCGCAGCACCGCGGTCACTGCCAGCACGCCCACCACGACGTAGCAGAACATCTCGTACTTGAGCGACCACAGGGCGCCGTTGAAGACGCTGTAGTTGACCTTCTCACCCCACGGGGTGGTCTCCACGAACAGGTCCCGGACGCCGTACTGACGGACGCCGGTCCACCAGTTGGCCTGCAGGTAGGCCAGCGGGCCGCCCCGGTCCCAGGGATTGTCGAAGAAGCCGGCGACGGTGCCGTGCTCGCGCAGCGCGACCAGGGGGGCGATCACCAGCGCGCTGATCAGCAGACAGACCCAGAGACCGGGGAAGATGCGCAGGGCCCGGTGCCAGGCGTAGCGGATCAGACCGGTACGCCGCGCACTGCGGGTGATCAGCAGGCCGGAGAGCACGAAGAAGCCGTAGACGGCCATGGTGCCGACGTTGGTCTGCCGACCGGTCAGGTAATAGCCGAGGTCGTGGGCACCGAAGCCGAGCGGCTTGGAGTGCGACAGCACGACGCCGACGGCGAGCAGGAGCCGGATCAGTCCGATGCCGTTGCTGCGGCCGGAGAGCAGGTCGGCAAGCGTGCCACGGGACCTGACGAGGGCGGGGGTAGTCATGCGGTCAGGAACCTCTCGACCATCAGGCGGGCACCTCGGCGCCGGCGTGCTCCCACAACTGCTTCATCTCGGTGTGTAGATCATCGCTCGGCGACCAACCGAGCACCTCGGCGGCCAGCCCGACGTCGAGCCGCTGCCAGTTGGTCTCGGCGGGGCCGGTGTGCTCGGCCTCGACGAGGTCGGTCGGCACCTCGCTCACGTCGATGAGGAGTCGGACCATATCACGCGCGCTGGATGCCACCCCCCGACCGATGTTGATCACGCGGCCGGCGGCGTTGGGGCGGGTCACGGCCAGCAGCACGGCGGCGACCACGTCACTGATGCCGATGAAATCGCGTCGGGAACCGAGCGGCGCCAGCTCCAGCCGTGCCCGCTCACCGGACCGCTGGGCTTCGCGCAGCCGGCCCGCGACCACCCCGAGCAGGCTGTGCCCGGGCTGGCCGGCGCCGATGACGTTGCCGACCCGCAGCGTGACGCCCTCGATCCGGCCCTGCCGGTCCGCCTCGATGATCGCCGCGGTGCAGCGCAACTTGAACTCGCCGTACGGCATCACCGGCGCGGGGGTCATCTGCTCGGACATCGAGGTGTCGACCGGGACCAGCCCGTACTCGTGCACACTGCCGATCTGGACCACGCGGGCCCGCCGGGGCAGGCGGCCCACGGCCTCCGTGAGCCGCTCGACCAGGGTGACGTTGACCGCGAGCATCTGCGCCTCGCTCAGCCCCCACATCCCGCCCGCCGCGTTGATCACCACGTCCGGGTCGAGGTCACGCAGCACCGCGGTGATCTCGTCGACGTCGGCGGCGGCCAGGTCCAGCGCGCGGACCACGACGCCCGGGCCGATGGCCTTCGGGTTGCGCGCGACGGCGACCACGGTGTGGCCGTGGTCGGCCAGCGCGCGGCAGATGGGGCGGCCGAGGAATCCTGTGCCGCCGAGCACCACCACCCGCAGCGCCTGTCCTGCGTCCTCCGTCGGGCGTCGTGGTGTGACGGTCATGGCGTCTCCCTGGCTGTCGTCGTTCATCGGCCCGGCCCGAACGCGTGCCGGGACAGGCTCCGTACGCCGGCCATCTTGCCCGAGAGCACCGCCGTCGGCAGCATGGTGATGGCGTGCAGCCGGGACGAGGTGTAGCGACGGGCCGCCCGGGCCGCCCGGGGCCAGCCCTGCTCGTCCATGCGCCGGGCGACATCGACGAAGTACGCCCGCGCCTCGGTGAACCGGGAGCCGTTGACCGCGTCGGCGGCGGACTTGCTGACCGCGTGCCGCCGGTACTGGAAGCAGAGGGTGTTGTCGACCGCCATCTGCTCACCGCGCTGGATCAGGTCGATGACCAGCGCCAGATCCTGGATGACCTGGAACTCGTCGCGGAAGTCGACGGCCTTGAGCGCGTCCGTGCGCCAGCAGATCGACGGGAAGTAGAACCAGCAGCCGCGCAGCAGGCTGGCCGCCAGGTCCTCGCCTCCCATCAGCTCGCGGGAGTCGATCCGGGGGGCGTAGAGCCGCCGCTTGGCCTCGTCGACGATCGTGTTGACCACCGTGCCGTCGGCGTCGATGACCTCGACCCCCGGCTGGACCATGCCGACGCCCGGGTACTGCTCGATCACCGATCGCACGGTGGCGACGTAGTTGGGGTGCATGATGTCGTCCGTGCCCATCATCACCAGGTATTCGTGCTCGGCGAGACCGACACACTTGCGGTAGTTGGCGGTGATCCCCAGATTGCGCTCGTTGCGCTGGTAGCTGACCCGCTCGTCGTCGATGCCCGCGAACCACTCCGGCACCCCCGGCGCGGTGCCGTCGTCGACCACGGTGAGGCGCCAGCCAGGGTCACTCTGCGCCATCACGCTGCGCACTGCCGCCTGCATGAGGGGCACGCTTCCGTAGTACGGCAGCATTATGTCGACAATCATGGGGTCGGCAGGCCTAACTGTGCGTGGTGGAAGTAGCTCGACAGGCGCGGGCCACATTATCAGGCTCGCCCCGGCGATCGACCATCGCCGAACCG encodes:
- a CDS encoding NAD-dependent epimerase/dehydratase family protein → MTVTPRRPTEDAGQALRVVVLGGTGFLGRPICRALADHGHTVVAVARNPKAIGPGVVVRALDLAAADVDEITAVLRDLDPDVVINAAGGMWGLSEAQMLAVNVTLVERLTEAVGRLPRRARVVQIGSVHEYGLVPVDTSMSEQMTPAPVMPYGEFKLRCTAAIIEADRQGRIEGVTLRVGNVIGAGQPGHSLLGVVAGRLREAQRSGERARLELAPLGSRRDFIGISDVVAAVLLAVTRPNAAGRVINIGRGVASSARDMVRLLIDVSEVPTDLVEAEHTGPAETNWQRLDVGLAAEVLGWSPSDDLHTEMKQLWEHAGAEVPA
- a CDS encoding acyltransferase family protein gives rise to the protein MTTPALVRSRGTLADLLSGRSNGIGLIRLLLAVGVVLSHSKPLGFGAHDLGYYLTGRQTNVGTMAVYGFFVLSGLLITRSARRTGLIRYAWHRALRIFPGLWVCLLISALVIAPLVALREHGTVAGFFDNPWDRGGPLAYLQANWWTGVRQYGVRDLFVETTPWGEKVNYSVFNGALWSLKYEMFCYVVVGVLAVTAVLRNARRFVLFLTAALYLSILHDWVTSGHFSGPASTASWSFNSPLVGGMSFYYIVYLGFLFAAGATMDLYRERVPINDALGIGSAVALGLSLLFGGFFAIGLPAFAYLLVWLSVRMPRQLHFVGRKNDYSYGIYIYGFVFQQVMTSLGWSRWGYVPFAAMSVAVAFAAAFLSWKLVERPALRLKDWTPGFVARRSSQRVPVEQQTAVAEEPPGTPPAQVGGPTQELPQQPATLVSGR
- a CDS encoding DNA polymerase domain-containing protein codes for the protein MATAAEEIQVGERLVRVSSPDKPYFPERGLTKLDVVNYFLAVGDGILRALRDRPTMLERWPRGVFEGATIATRQTNRGDAFYQKRLPAGAPEWVRTAHITFPSGRTADEVAPSELAVVIWAANLGTLRFHPWPVTAADVERPDQLRIDLDPMPGVGFEQVVPVAREVRAFLAELGLTGYPKTTGGRGLHVYLSIEPRWSFGDCRRAVLALGREMQRRLPELVTTTWWRDQRDRPVFVDYNQMSRDHTMASAYSIRPTPRALVSAPLEWAELDDARPEDFDVLSVPARFAERGDPHAGLDGDRHSLEPLLELADREGLEAPPER
- the pdhA gene encoding pyruvate dehydrogenase (acetyl-transferring) E1 component subunit alpha, giving the protein MTTTPQAVRRASPRTRRAATPPDPARPLLPDAEPVRLLDKSGTPLPARTDYPEPPVEVLRELYRRMVLGRRFDIQATALTKQGRLAVYPSSRGQEACQVGAVLAVRDTDWVFPTYRESMALVARGIDPVEVLTLLRGDWHCGYDPTEVRTAPQCTPLATQCVHAAGLAHGEAYQGRDTVALAFIGDGATSEGDFHEGINFAAVFKAPVVYFVQNNRYAISVPLSRQTAAPSLAYKGVGYGVPSEQVDGNDPVAVLAVLTRAVAHARAGNGPFLVEAHTYRMEPHTNADDATRYRDGAEVDAWRDRDPIARLETYLRARGVLDDAAVAEVAEQAEAYAADLRTRMNDQPTVDPLSLFDHVYAQPTPQLIEQREQVRAELAAARDEEGDA
- a CDS encoding Lrp/AsnC family transcriptional regulator, which gives rise to MSQETADEAARAAGSGRSVRALDEVDRRILDELVRDGRTSVRTLAERIHISRTNAYARVERLVRDGVITGFRAQVAPEAAGLGTSAYMALTIEQNTWREVSAELARVRYVEHVALLSGEHDVLALVRAPDNAALRDVVLDRVQRIAGVLSTRSWLVFEEFGGTQSPWQ
- a CDS encoding glycosyltransferase family 2 protein — its product is MWPAPVELLPPRTVRPADPMIVDIMLPYYGSVPLMQAAVRSVMAQSDPGWRLTVVDDGTAPGVPEWFAGIDDERVSYQRNERNLGITANYRKCVGLAEHEYLVMMGTDDIMHPNYVATVRSVIEQYPGVGMVQPGVEVIDADGTVVNTIVDEAKRRLYAPRIDSRELMGGEDLAASLLRGCWFYFPSICWRTDALKAVDFRDEFQVIQDLALVIDLIQRGEQMAVDNTLCFQYRRHAVSKSAADAVNGSRFTEARAYFVDVARRMDEQGWPRAARAARRYTSSRLHAITMLPTAVLSGKMAGVRSLSRHAFGPGR